From one Thalassospira lucentensis genomic stretch:
- the znuC gene encoding zinc ABC transporter ATP-binding protein ZnuC: MTAPLIEGRGLILSFGNERVLDNVTLSINAGEIMTLIGPNGAGKSTLVKTLLGLQSADQGEVIRKPGLRIGYVPQKLAIDQVLPMTVKRFLTLTRSASRGDCQKVLEQVGASHVIDSQMSSLSGGETQRVMLARTLLLRPDLLVLDEPTQGVDVTGQAELYRLIDDIRAELNCAVLMISHDLHLVMAKTDQVVCFNRHVCCSGIPETVRQHPEYRSLFGDRAADAIGIYTHAHDHEHDLAGHVVDGGDGHDHHHGHVHGPGCAHGHHHHEEIDEKDRIWRPQ; encoded by the coding sequence ATGACTGCACCACTCATTGAAGGACGGGGACTGATCCTGTCCTTTGGCAATGAACGGGTGCTTGATAACGTGACGCTTTCGATCAATGCGGGCGAGATCATGACCCTGATCGGCCCAAACGGGGCGGGTAAATCAACACTGGTCAAAACCCTTCTGGGGCTTCAGAGCGCCGATCAGGGCGAGGTGATCCGCAAGCCGGGTCTTCGTATTGGCTATGTGCCGCAAAAGCTTGCGATTGATCAGGTTTTGCCGATGACGGTGAAGCGGTTCCTGACACTGACCCGTTCGGCATCGCGCGGCGATTGCCAGAAGGTTCTGGAACAGGTCGGTGCCAGCCATGTGATCGATAGTCAGATGAGCAGCCTTTCGGGGGGCGAGACGCAGCGCGTGATGCTGGCGCGGACATTGTTGCTGCGCCCGGATTTGCTGGTGCTGGACGAGCCGACCCAGGGGGTTGACGTGACCGGGCAGGCGGAGCTTTATCGCCTGATTGATGATATCCGGGCCGAGCTTAATTGTGCGGTTTTGATGATATCGCATGATCTGCATCTGGTGATGGCAAAGACCGATCAGGTGGTGTGCTTTAACCGGCATGTCTGTTGTTCCGGCATTCCTGAAACCGTGCGCCAGCATCCTGAATACAGATCCCTGTTTGGGGATCGGGCGGCGGATGCGATTGGCATTTATACCCATGCGCATGATCACGAACATGACCTTGCCGGGCATGTTGTTGATGGCGGGGATGGCCATGATCATCATCATGGCCATGTTCACGGGCCGGGATGCGCGCATGGCCATCATCATCATGAAGAAATCGACGAAAAAGATCGGATATGGCGGCCGCAATGA
- a CDS encoding GNAT family N-acetyltransferase, whose amino-acid sequence MPGSLPLSQTVAATNKAAGKSDRKEEPGFFLERLQSPTTHDIAAIGTLWQKSGLTGPGHDAGRDLATCLNSGRGSVILARSAKDATIIGTVMAGHDGESGWVHYLAVANDARGTGLGTGLLALAEDILAATGLAVNKVTVTDPAVRDFYRKLGYEIIETVPRTNAQTSEIGNDFVVMRKRLKS is encoded by the coding sequence ATGCCCGGTTCCCTCCCCCTGTCCCAAACCGTTGCCGCCACGAACAAAGCGGCAGGCAAAAGTGACAGAAAGGAAGAACCGGGCTTTTTTCTTGAAAGACTGCAATCACCGACCACCCACGACATCGCCGCCATCGGCACCCTTTGGCAGAAATCCGGGCTGACCGGACCGGGCCACGATGCCGGTCGTGATCTCGCCACATGCCTGAATTCCGGGCGCGGCAGCGTGATTTTGGCACGATCGGCAAAAGACGCTACAATCATCGGCACGGTCATGGCCGGTCATGACGGTGAAAGTGGCTGGGTTCACTATCTTGCCGTGGCCAACGATGCCCGCGGCACCGGCCTGGGGACGGGCCTTCTGGCCCTGGCCGAGGATATCCTTGCCGCCACCGGCCTTGCTGTAAACAAGGTCACCGTCACAGACCCGGCAGTGCGTGATTTTTATCGCAAGCTCGGTTATGAAATTATCGAAACCGTCCCGCGAACCAATGCGCAAACATCTGAAATCGGTAACGATTTTGTGGTTATGCGAAAAAGGCTGAAGTCATGA
- the metC gene encoding cystathionine beta-lyase, which yields MSGNRPQKPATKLVHAGRRSSEYHGVVNPPVLHASTILFETLADLEKAGASAPGKVTYGRHGTPTRFLLEEAVAELEGGFGTLCVSSGVAAITNAILAFVKPGDHILVTDSTYYPTRNLCNTFLKRFGVETEYYDPAIGGDIAGLIRDNTALVWCESPGSLTFEMQDIPAISAAARARNVKVLLDNTWASPMLCRPFDMGVDVSVQAGTKYIVGHSDVMLGTITTATEEDLLTIKKQIIISGDAVGPDDCYLAQRGLRTLGVRLRQHHESGLKVAQWLQTRPEVKRVLHPALPDDPGHAIWKRDFIGASGLFSFILKPVTKPQLANMVDHMDLFGMGFSWGGFESLILPSDPKNIRTATKWDEDGQLIRLHIGLEDTDDLIADLEAGFARLQTA from the coding sequence ATGTCAGGTAACCGCCCCCAAAAGCCCGCAACAAAACTGGTCCATGCCGGTCGCCGATCCAGTGAATATCACGGCGTGGTCAACCCGCCGGTTCTGCATGCCTCGACCATTCTGTTTGAAACCCTGGCCGATCTTGAAAAGGCCGGGGCATCCGCACCGGGCAAGGTGACTTACGGGCGGCACGGCACCCCGACACGCTTCCTGCTTGAAGAAGCGGTTGCCGAACTTGAAGGCGGCTTTGGCACCCTGTGCGTATCGTCCGGGGTGGCGGCGATCACCAATGCGATCCTGGCCTTTGTCAAACCGGGCGACCATATTCTGGTCACGGACAGCACCTATTACCCGACGCGCAATCTGTGCAACACGTTTCTCAAACGCTTTGGCGTTGAAACCGAATATTATGACCCGGCCATCGGCGGCGATATCGCAGGCCTGATCCGCGACAATACCGCGCTTGTCTGGTGCGAAAGCCCGGGCTCTCTGACCTTTGAAATGCAGGATATCCCGGCGATTTCGGCCGCGGCCCGTGCGCGCAACGTCAAGGTCTTGCTTGATAACACCTGGGCATCGCCGATGCTGTGCCGCCCGTTTGACATGGGGGTTGATGTATCGGTACAGGCCGGCACGAAATATATCGTCGGCCATTCCGACGTCATGCTGGGCACGATCACCACCGCGACCGAAGAAGACCTTCTGACCATCAAGAAACAGATCATCATCTCGGGCGATGCGGTTGGTCCCGATGATTGCTATCTGGCACAACGCGGGCTTCGCACCCTTGGCGTGCGCCTCCGCCAGCATCATGAAAGCGGCCTTAAGGTCGCCCAATGGCTGCAAACCCGCCCAGAGGTCAAACGCGTCCTGCACCCGGCCCTGCCCGACGATCCGGGCCATGCCATCTGGAAACGCGACTTCATCGGCGCAAGCGGCCTGTTTTCCTTTATCCTGAAACCGGTCACAAAGCCGCAGCTCGCCAATATGGTCGATCACATGGACCTGTTTGGCATGGGATTTAGCTGGGGCGGCTTCGAAAGCCTGATCCTGCCGTCTGATCCCAAAAACATCCGCACCGCGACCAAATGGGACGAAGACGGCCAACTGATCCGCCTTCATATCGGCCTTGAAGACACCGACGACCTGATCGCCGATCTGGAAGCCGGGTTTGCGCGACTTCAAACTGCCTAA
- a CDS encoding GNAT family N-acetyltransferase: MSASNPRKLEVVVTFLEMLDPPDRPAATIPPGKVAIVRAENPTLSFYRYLYNTVGEPWLWWLRRLMGDEELAEILAKPETHVYVLYVAGVPAGFAELDLTDLEENGVIDLHYMGLIPDFIGKGYGKYLLNWAIDTAWGLKPQRITVNTCSLDHPTALGAYQKAGFGVYDQRTDIVDDPRDTGLIPHIDHHVDHDAGPGNGKNADRSQENENSGTLIVDFPERAR, encoded by the coding sequence ATGAGTGCATCCAATCCGCGCAAGCTGGAAGTCGTCGTCACCTTCCTTGAAATGCTTGATCCGCCAGATCGCCCTGCGGCCACCATCCCGCCAGGCAAGGTCGCCATCGTGCGCGCCGAAAACCCCACCCTGTCCTTTTATCGCTACCTTTATAATACGGTCGGCGAACCCTGGCTGTGGTGGTTGCGCCGCCTGATGGGCGATGAAGAACTTGCCGAAATCCTCGCCAAGCCCGAAACCCACGTTTACGTGCTTTATGTCGCAGGCGTCCCGGCCGGTTTCGCCGAACTGGACCTGACCGATCTTGAAGAAAACGGCGTGATCGACCTGCATTATATGGGCCTGATCCCCGATTTCATCGGCAAGGGGTATGGCAAATACCTTCTGAACTGGGCGATTGACACCGCCTGGGGCCTTAAACCGCAACGCATAACAGTCAATACATGCTCGCTGGATCATCCAACTGCTTTGGGGGCTTACCAGAAGGCAGGCTTTGGTGTATACGACCAGCGAACAGATATTGTTGACGATCCGCGTGATACCGGCCTGATCCCGCATATCGACCATCATGTTGATCATGATGCCGGTCCGGGCAACGGCAAAAATGCCGACAGGTCGCAGGAAAATGAAAATTCCGGCACTTTGATCGTTGACTTTCCCGAGCGCGCACGTTAA
- a CDS encoding LysR family transcriptional regulator, with amino-acid sequence MDLLANLSLFVRIVEKGGLAAAGRDFGYSPASVSERVSALEDHYGARLLNRTTRAISLTDEGRLLLDGARQLVGEASDLQSQIRHGVDHLSGLIRISATFDLGRNRLAPILDQFMEMHPAIRIDLVLSDGYVDIVAQGIDLAVRYGTLTDSSLMRRRLGPSYRLACASPEYLARYGTPETPADLANHNCLVMRFGNQLDQEWPFVIDGKRKMIPVRGNKSANDGSLIRQWVLGGYGIGMKAHWDIENDVREGRIIPVLTDFSPPESDLQIVYPAGSNQPKRVRCLIEVLSAAFANGVMPQCPSNPQH; translated from the coding sequence ATGGATCTGCTGGCCAACCTGTCACTCTTTGTCCGCATCGTTGAAAAAGGCGGGCTTGCCGCCGCCGGGCGCGATTTTGGCTATTCCCCGGCATCGGTATCCGAACGCGTCAGTGCTTTGGAAGATCATTATGGTGCCAGACTTCTAAATCGTACCACCCGGGCCATCAGCCTGACCGATGAAGGCCGCCTGCTTCTGGACGGCGCCCGGCAACTGGTTGGCGAAGCCAGCGATCTGCAATCACAAATTCGACATGGGGTAGATCACCTCTCAGGATTGATCCGCATCAGTGCCACCTTCGACCTGGGCCGGAACCGGCTGGCGCCGATCCTTGATCAGTTCATGGAAATGCATCCCGCTATCCGGATCGATCTTGTTCTGTCGGATGGATATGTCGATATCGTTGCCCAAGGCATTGACCTTGCAGTTCGCTACGGAACGCTGACAGACAGCAGCCTGATGCGCCGTCGCCTCGGCCCAAGCTATCGCCTCGCCTGCGCATCACCGGAATATCTTGCCAGATACGGAACCCCCGAAACCCCGGCGGACCTTGCCAATCACAACTGTCTTGTCATGCGATTTGGCAATCAGCTTGATCAGGAATGGCCGTTCGTCATTGATGGTAAACGCAAGATGATCCCGGTTCGCGGCAATAAAAGTGCCAATGATGGCTCCCTGATTCGTCAATGGGTTCTGGGTGGATACGGGATCGGCATGAAGGCCCACTGGGATATCGAAAACGACGTCAGGGAAGGCCGTATAATTCCGGTCCTGACCGACTTTTCACCCCCCGAAAGCGACCTTCAAATCGTATATCCTGCTGGCAGCAACCAACCCAAACGGGTTCGCTGCCTGATCGAGGTTTTATCAGCGGCCTTCGCAAATGGCGTCATGCCGCAATGCCCGTCCAATCCACAGCACTAG
- a CDS encoding GTP-binding protein has protein sequence MAISDEQFDRVATTVITGFLGSGKTTLLNALLAHDGMAKTAVLINEFGEIGLDHLLVREVSEDVVLLNSGCICCSVRGDLISGLRDLFVKRTRGEVPEFDRVIIETTGLADPAPILHTLMTDPLLTAKFRLDSVVTTVDALHGAGQLDDHPESVKQSAVADRILITKSDLADAKTLATLEARLRHLNPAAPIHAVTMGDIDPAKLFNAGLYDPTTKSMDVQKWLRDEAYEQHGDDHHDHDHDHAHDHHDHDHHHDHSHDVNRHDDHIRSFCITFDEPLHWDAFVTWAEIFTQMRGESLLRVKGILNLVGESNPVAIHAVQHIFHPPATLPAWPDDDRRSKIVFITKDLGPQVIRESLHHLNAAVSETAEKS, from the coding sequence ATGGCGATTTCCGACGAACAGTTTGACCGCGTTGCCACCACCGTCATCACCGGCTTCCTTGGCAGTGGCAAAACAACCCTTCTTAATGCCCTTCTCGCTCACGACGGCATGGCAAAGACCGCCGTTCTGATCAATGAATTTGGCGAAATCGGCCTTGATCACCTTCTGGTGCGTGAGGTGTCCGAGGATGTCGTACTGCTGAATTCCGGCTGCATCTGCTGTTCGGTGCGCGGTGATCTGATTTCGGGGCTGCGTGATCTGTTTGTCAAACGCACCCGCGGCGAAGTACCGGAATTCGACCGGGTGATCATCGAAACCACCGGCTTGGCCGACCCCGCCCCGATCCTGCATACCCTGATGACCGATCCGTTGCTGACCGCCAAATTCCGCCTTGATAGCGTGGTCACCACGGTGGACGCCCTGCATGGCGCGGGGCAGCTTGATGACCATCCCGAAAGTGTAAAGCAATCCGCCGTCGCCGACCGCATCCTGATCACCAAATCCGATCTGGCCGATGCCAAAACGCTGGCAACCCTTGAAGCCCGCCTGCGGCATCTTAACCCCGCCGCCCCGATCCATGCCGTCACCATGGGCGACATTGACCCGGCCAAGCTGTTCAATGCCGGGCTGTATGACCCGACGACCAAAAGCATGGATGTGCAGAAATGGCTGCGCGACGAGGCATACGAGCAGCACGGCGACGATCATCACGATCACGATCATGATCACGCGCATGACCATCATGACCACGATCACCATCACGACCATTCCCACGACGTCAACCGGCATGACGACCATATCCGCTCCTTCTGCATCACCTTTGACGAACCGCTGCATTGGGATGCGTTTGTCACCTGGGCGGAAATCTTCACCCAGATGCGCGGCGAAAGCCTTCTGCGCGTCAAGGGCATCCTGAATTTGGTGGGTGAAAGCAACCCGGTCGCGATCCATGCCGTGCAGCATATTTTCCATCCACCGGCCACCCTGCCCGCATGGCCCGACGACGATCGTCGGTCAAAAATCGTGTTTATCACAAAGGATCTTGGCCCGCAGGTCATCCGGGAATCGCTTCATCACCTGAATGCCGCCGTCTCGGAAACAGCCGAAAAATCCTGA
- the rpmF gene encoding 50S ribosomal protein L32, which yields MAVPKKKVTKSRQGMRRSHDKLAKGSYREDKETGELHRPHHIDLNTGMYRGRQVVEPKM from the coding sequence ATGGCAGTGCCAAAGAAAAAAGTGACCAAGTCCCGTCAGGGCATGCGTCGCTCGCATGACAAGCTCGCCAAGGGCTCGTACCGCGAAGACAAAGAAACCGGCGAACTGCATCGCCCGCACCACATTGACCTGAACACCGGTATGTACCGTGGTCGTCAGGTGGTCGAGCCGAAGATGTAA
- a CDS encoding threonine/serine dehydratase: MLELQDFRAARRAISEHVRLTPVFAAGIYSDRSVFPDRDRIPDLYLKLENMQVSGSFKARGAMNAALALDEDKRAVGLCTASGGNHGMGVINAARVLGVPVKIFLPTNTPKPKVEKLRKQGVDVALTGAVWDDANRAAMDHARESGMAYIHPFADPKVIAGQGTIALEMLEQQADLDTLVVAIGGGGLISGVATAAKLLRPSIRVIGVEPTGAPTLFESIKHNEVATLPSVNTAATSLAPRQSSALNVDLIGRNVDRIVLVSDDEMRDAARWLWRELGIAVELSAAAGIAAVLTDRLGVDNPGKIGIVICGTGSDGMA, encoded by the coding sequence GTGCTCGAACTTCAGGATTTTCGTGCCGCGCGTCGCGCCATTTCCGAACATGTGCGCCTGACGCCGGTATTTGCCGCCGGTATTTATAGCGACAGGTCGGTTTTCCCCGACCGGGATCGCATCCCGGACCTGTATCTGAAGCTTGAAAACATGCAGGTATCGGGCTCGTTCAAGGCGCGCGGCGCGATGAATGCCGCCCTTGCCCTTGATGAAGACAAACGCGCGGTGGGGCTTTGTACCGCATCGGGCGGCAATCATGGCATGGGGGTGATCAATGCGGCCCGTGTGCTGGGCGTGCCGGTCAAAATCTTTTTGCCGACCAATACGCCAAAGCCCAAGGTCGAAAAGCTGCGCAAGCAGGGTGTTGACGTCGCATTGACCGGGGCGGTCTGGGACGATGCCAACCGGGCAGCCATGGATCATGCACGCGAAAGCGGCATGGCCTATATCCATCCCTTTGCCGATCCCAAGGTGATTGCAGGGCAGGGAACGATTGCGCTTGAGATGCTTGAACAGCAGGCCGACCTTGATACGCTGGTGGTGGCGATTGGCGGGGGTGGGCTTATTTCCGGTGTGGCGACAGCGGCCAAGCTTTTGCGGCCCTCGATCCGGGTGATCGGGGTTGAGCCGACCGGCGCCCCGACCTTGTTCGAGAGCATCAAGCATAACGAGGTCGCGACATTGCCAAGTGTGAATACGGCAGCAACCAGTCTGGCACCGCGTCAGTCATCGGCATTGAATGTTGATCTGATTGGCAGGAATGTTGATCGGATCGTTCTGGTCAGTGATGATGAAATGCGCGATGCGGCGCGCTGGCTGTGGCGGGAGTTGGGCATCGCGGTCGAGCTTTCGGCGGCGGCCGGGATTGCCGCGGTACTGACCGACCGGCTGGGTGTCGATAATCCGGGCAAGATCGGGATTGTGATTTGCGGTACGGGATCGGACGGAATGGCGTGA
- a CDS encoding homoserine dehydrogenase: protein MRVIRVAIAGFGGVGRATANLLLARRAHYRSVYDTNVRLVAVCGSRSGLLDANGLDADQFDALEPGLSGPDFISTSGADVLIEAGPSDFRTGGPGLAYIHSALSSGRDTIVISKGALVHSGRELRDLAKVSGAILKLSGASAAALPTIDLVEHSLTGCRVLSVEGILNATTNFLLDAMVSKGVGFDAALKEAQKGGFAEADTRNDTEGWDTACKLLLLANFGLGAELVMDDLVVEGIHGVTADRIDAWRAEGLVPKLVGSLDCADDGTISARVGVRAYPNSDPLAQVSGKNKAIRITTDAMGETIAIGCGEEPLATAAAALKDFEHILKARVA from the coding sequence ATGCGGGTGATCAGGGTTGCGATTGCGGGTTTTGGGGGCGTTGGCCGCGCCACGGCAAATCTGCTTTTGGCACGGCGGGCGCATTACCGCAGCGTTTACGACACGAATGTCCGTCTGGTGGCGGTGTGCGGATCGCGTTCGGGCCTGCTTGATGCAAACGGGCTTGATGCCGATCAGTTTGATGCGCTGGAACCGGGTTTGAGCGGGCCGGACTTTATCAGCACGTCCGGGGCAGATGTCCTGATTGAAGCCGGACCCAGTGATTTCCGCACGGGTGGTCCGGGGCTTGCCTATATTCATTCGGCCTTGTCGTCCGGGCGGGACACGATTGTGATTTCCAAGGGCGCGCTGGTCCATAGCGGGCGGGAATTGCGCGATCTGGCGAAGGTATCGGGGGCGATTTTAAAGCTGAGCGGCGCAAGTGCCGCGGCCCTGCCGACCATTGATCTTGTGGAACATAGTCTGACCGGGTGCCGTGTTTTAAGCGTCGAGGGCATTTTGAATGCCACGACCAATTTCCTTCTGGATGCGATGGTTTCGAAGGGTGTGGGCTTTGACGCTGCCCTGAAAGAGGCGCAAAAAGGCGGCTTTGCCGAGGCTGATACGCGCAACGATACCGAAGGCTGGGACACCGCATGCAAGCTGTTGCTTCTTGCCAATTTCGGACTGGGGGCGGAGCTTGTGATGGATGACCTTGTTGTCGAGGGCATTCACGGCGTGACCGCAGACCGGATTGATGCGTGGCGGGCGGAGGGCCTTGTTCCGAAGCTTGTCGGCAGTTTGGATTGCGCGGATGACGGGACAATTTCTGCGCGTGTCGGTGTCAGGGCCTATCCGAATTCCGATCCCCTGGCGCAGGTCAGCGGCAAGAACAAGGCAATCCGGATCACCACCGATGCAATGGGCGAGACAATCGCCATCGGGTGCGGTGAAGAACCGCTGGCGACAGCCGCCGCAGCCCTAAAGGATTTCGAACATATCCTGAAAGCCAGAGTGGCCTGA
- a CDS encoding Fur family transcriptional regulator produces the protein MTDLFPKKGHDHDRCIDSAIAQAEKVCEAENARFTDMRRKVFSLIWQSHKAVTAYELLDALQAEGQRVQPPTVYRALEFLTDLGLVHRIESLNAYFGCDQPDCDHLGQYFICTRCGRVAETVDEDVSIAVRKAAKQVGFKIEATTVEIKGLCHDCTTH, from the coding sequence ATGACCGATCTTTTCCCGAAAAAGGGCCACGATCACGACAGATGTATCGATAGCGCAATCGCGCAGGCAGAGAAAGTCTGCGAGGCGGAAAATGCGCGTTTTACCGATATGCGCCGCAAGGTGTTCAGCCTGATATGGCAATCACACAAGGCGGTGACCGCCTATGAGCTGCTTGATGCGCTTCAGGCCGAGGGGCAGCGCGTGCAGCCGCCGACCGTGTATCGGGCGCTGGAATTCCTGACCGATCTTGGGCTGGTGCATCGTATTGAGTCACTTAATGCCTATTTCGGGTGTGATCAGCCTGATTGCGATCATCTGGGGCAGTATTTCATTTGCACCAGATGTGGGCGCGTTGCCGAAACGGTGGATGAGGATGTAAGCATTGCGGTCCGCAAGGCGGCCAAGCAGGTCGGATTTAAAATCGAAGCCACCACTGTTGAAATCAAGGGCCTTTGCCATGACTGCACCACTCATTGA
- the hisI gene encoding phosphoribosyl-AMP cyclohydrolase has protein sequence MTETTTAANSKIADKLKFNESGLIPAIAQQHDSGEVLMMAWMNRDAVIETLETGRVCYYSRSRGKLWRKGESSGQLQKLIDFRYDCDQDTVLVQVDQLGVACHTGRRNCFYFAARDGEEVVISQPEIAVEDLYGKK, from the coding sequence ATGACCGAGACCACAACTGCCGCCAATTCAAAGATTGCCGACAAACTGAAATTCAATGAAAGCGGCCTGATCCCGGCAATCGCCCAGCAGCATGACAGCGGCGAGGTTCTGATGATGGCCTGGATGAACCGCGATGCGGTAATCGAAACGCTTGAAACCGGCCGGGTCTGCTATTACTCGCGCTCGCGCGGGAAATTGTGGCGCAAGGGTGAAAGCTCCGGCCAGCTACAGAAACTGATCGATTTCCGCTATGACTGCGACCAGGACACCGTGCTCGTACAGGTCGATCAGCTTGGCGTTGCCTGTCACACCGGGCGTCGCAACTGTTTCTATTTCGCCGCCCGCGATGGCGAGGAAGTGGTGATTTCCCAACCCGAAATCGCCGTCGAAGACCTTTACGGCAAAAAGTAA
- a CDS encoding alkene reductase, which produces MKSFLFANHDLRGIDVPNRIVMAPMTRCRTDQPGDIPNDLMATYYAQRATAGLIISEATQISKQGQGYSFTPGIYSDDQVAGWRKVTDAVHKAGGRIFLQLWHVGRMSHESFHADGKPVAPSALSPDAQVWVADPVTGVGGMVDCPVPRALTLEDIAGVIEDFRKGAANAIAAGFDGVELHGANGYLIDQFLRTTSNQRDDIYGGSQENRIRFLKDVCKAVADEIGADRVGIRLSPFITQRNMNDPEIIDTMLKASEEIERIGLAYIHLSEADWDDAPQIPEQFRKDLRNVYSGTIIVAGKYTKSRGEAILKAGYADLVAYGRPFVANPDLVARYRNDLPLDELDGATLFGGDGKGYTDYMPSKAA; this is translated from the coding sequence ATGAAGAGCTTTTTGTTCGCAAACCACGATCTGCGTGGGATTGATGTTCCCAACCGGATCGTAATGGCGCCGATGACCCGTTGCCGTACCGATCAACCGGGCGATATTCCGAACGATCTGATGGCAACCTATTATGCGCAGCGTGCGACTGCCGGTCTGATCATTTCCGAGGCAACCCAGATTTCCAAGCAGGGGCAGGGCTATTCTTTCACCCCCGGGATTTATAGTGATGATCAGGTTGCTGGCTGGCGCAAGGTGACCGATGCAGTTCACAAGGCTGGCGGGCGTATTTTCCTGCAGCTTTGGCATGTTGGCCGGATGAGCCACGAAAGTTTCCATGCGGATGGCAAGCCCGTTGCACCATCGGCCCTGTCGCCGGATGCACAGGTTTGGGTGGCCGATCCTGTGACGGGGGTGGGGGGAATGGTTGATTGCCCGGTCCCGCGCGCCCTGACACTTGAAGATATTGCCGGTGTGATCGAGGATTTCCGCAAAGGGGCGGCCAATGCAATTGCCGCCGGTTTTGACGGTGTTGAGCTGCACGGGGCGAATGGATATCTGATCGATCAGTTCCTGCGGACAACATCAAACCAGCGCGACGATATTTATGGCGGTAGTCAGGAAAACCGCATTCGGTTCCTTAAGGACGTTTGCAAGGCGGTTGCCGATGAAATCGGTGCGGACCGGGTCGGTATCCGTTTGTCGCCCTTTATCACCCAGCGCAATATGAACGATCCGGAAATCATTGATACGATGCTGAAAGCATCCGAAGAGATCGAGCGTATCGGGCTTGCCTATATCCATCTGTCGGAAGCCGATTGGGATGACGCGCCGCAAATCCCCGAACAGTTCCGCAAGGATTTGCGCAATGTTTATTCCGGCACGATCATCGTCGCGGGCAAATATACCAAGTCGCGTGGCGAGGCGATCCTGAAAGCCGGTTATGCGGATCTGGTGGCCTATGGTCGTCCGTTTGTCGCCAACCCTGATCTGGTGGCGCGTTACAGAAATGATCTGCCGCTTGACGAGCTTGATGGGGCAACGTTGTTTGGTGGTGACGGCAAAGGTTACACCGACTATATGCCGAGCAAAGCGGCATAA
- a CDS encoding metal ABC transporter permease has translation MMDDFLTRAVIGGILLAFVCGPFGAFIVWRRMAFFGDTLAHSALLGVALGLLMGVDVRIGMIATCLAAALILAIGQRQSRLGSDTVLGMLAHSTLALGMVALAFVQGIAVDLMAYLFGDILAVNVADIWLLGLGGGLALLVLVWMWRPLLALTVSPEIAAAESIPVERLRLVFMLLMALVIGMAIKIVGVLLITALLIVPAASARFFARTPEQMAIGAALFGAASVMAGISLSWHVDSPAGPSIVISAAGLFLLVGMASPVICRLRG, from the coding sequence ATGATGGATGATTTTCTGACCCGTGCGGTGATTGGCGGGATTTTGCTGGCATTTGTCTGCGGGCCGTTCGGGGCGTTTATCGTCTGGCGACGCATGGCGTTTTTTGGCGATACACTGGCGCATTCGGCGTTGCTGGGCGTTGCACTTGGACTTTTGATGGGGGTGGATGTCCGGATCGGGATGATTGCCACCTGCCTTGCCGCCGCCCTGATCCTTGCCATCGGACAACGCCAAAGCCGCCTTGGCAGTGATACGGTCCTGGGGATGCTGGCGCATTCGACGCTTGCCCTTGGCATGGTCGCCCTTGCCTTTGTGCAGGGGATTGCGGTTGACCTGATGGCCTATCTTTTTGGGGATATTCTGGCGGTCAATGTTGCCGATATCTGGCTTTTGGGGCTTGGCGGTGGATTGGCGCTTCTGGTGCTGGTCTGGATGTGGCGGCCTTTGTTGGCACTTACCGTCAGCCCGGAAATTGCCGCGGCCGAAAGCATCCCGGTCGAACGGCTGCGTCTGGTTTTCATGTTGCTGATGGCGCTTGTGATTGGCATGGCGATCAAGATTGTCGGGGTTCTTCTGATCACGGCCCTTTTGATCGTGCCGGCGGCCAGTGCCAGGTTCTTTGCCAGAACACCCGAACAGATGGCGATTGGTGCGGCCCTGTTTGGGGCGGCGTCGGTTATGGCCGGGATCAGCCTTTCGTGGCATGTCGATAGCCCGGCCGGGCCAAGCATCGTGATTTCGGCGGCGGGGTTGTTCCTGCTGGTCGGGATGGCATCCCCCGTGATTTGCCGTTTGCGGGGATAA